A stretch of DNA from Penaeus chinensis breed Huanghai No. 1 chromosome 1, ASM1920278v2, whole genome shotgun sequence:
AGTGATGTGATATCACATCATGGCAAATAATCACATACTGACAGGTGACACCTTATTATGCAATGAGTCTGTCCCCTGATCACAAGTGTGAGATCTCACAAATGCTACTGTAAGCTAGACGATCATCCAGACACAGATGATAATCAAGTAGCCTTCAGGTATGTTAGTAATTTAATAGACAATGCCCAATTAACCCTTAggccatatttatcatatattgtcAACTGAGTAACTTTTCTCTTGCTATCACTTTAAAGTctgtaaactatttttttttctattggccACTCTCGATATTttgcgattgaaaaaaaaaaagcctttatcAGCCAACTGGTGTCTCAGTAGCCCGATAGTAGTCATCGATACACCATGTCCCTTGACCTTCTGCCCTCCCTGTGTGGGGAACACAATGCTAACGTTAAGCAAAATGAGGAATATGCTCAAAGAAAGTGGCAGTAAAGAAACAAATGACACTCTAGAAGAATTTGAAATGGAGTGTAATGGTGATGCGTATGAAAATCAAAGTGGTGAAAATACCAAATGATGAAAACACCTAAGCAGCCAGGTCTGAGTGCAAGTGCCAGTTTATCCGCActtgttttgtaatttttgttagTGTGAATTTACACACTTCTGTAGGCCCAGAtaagttttcttcttgttttttcttaggAGTATAGCGGAGTTAACAGTAATTTGAGGTGTATTATTGGttaagaaagtgagaagaaaatcTTAAATACacttctttttgcttcttctgaTAGATTGATTTTCTTATGTTAAGTGTACAAAAAAAAGGCTAGTCTTCATACACAAACAATAAGATCTCTCTTTCTTAATACAGGGACACAACTTTCATACATGGTAAATGCCAAAATAAAGGTAGGtgcaggaagagaaaataaggtaCAAATACAATACAGTACAACCACAGAGAATATACTTATTTGTATGCCTTAATTCTAGGGTGGTAAAAAGATGATGCCATGCTACAAATGAAATTAGAAAATATTGATCTCCTCAATCTGGAAACAAACCTATAATTAAATTTATCTTATACTGGAAAAACAATGTTTGTGTCAATATGATTTAAGATCtaaatatgtaagaatatatcttTAAAATCAAACAATATAAAGCTGAGCAATAGCTTTCAAGTCAAACTGTTAAATCAGATCCTTAGTTATCATGGCTTGGCATCTCCTTGAGATTTCACAAAACCAGAATTGTAGggtaatatatacacttataaaccCAAGGTTTAAGTACATGCTCTCTCAATAGGCATTTATTCTTGATTAGGGGTAGTGGTTGCATTTCTGGTGTGATTTTAGCAAAATGCTGTGGTATAAAATAAATTTTGAAGTGAAAGGTTTTCCTTATCTACTATATGTACCTAGTTAATTTTCAAGTTTATAATCATGCAATTATTTATGGTTTGTTGTATATCTCAATTTAAATAGAGGAATTATATAATTAATCAGTACCAAGATGCAGAGATGAAGCTAGGCATGTAGATGGAGGGGATGTGTTtaaaaatgtgtatttatgtaaacataaaaGACAAAGCCATACACACTGTaccaaataaattaaaaataaccaaaaacatttttttttcaaattccaaaACCAAACAACTGAAGGTAAATAACTGAAACTTTAAGAAGCCTAAATTTTATTACCATAGAAAAAAGGTgttttacataaataaaacagtATTCAgcttatgtacataaaaaaatatgtttccttGATTCAAGGGAAGAAAAACTAAAGGTTAAATACTGAAAGCATTTTTTGTGTCAATTACTAAAATGGTTTCCAGAACTGCACTAGAGGTAAGGATAGTTATCATTTACTGTGAACATCCATGAACCAAAAGGCAAAACCATGGAACTTTTCCTGCCTTGAGCATTACTATGAGCAAGATGTCGgctttttttatgataaattatACTAGAATTGTTTTGCTACACATTCTCTGCAGAAGTTTGTTTTTGCTACACCTCTGTAGAAGTcatcaaatacaaacacatatataggtggAAGAGTTAGGTCTAtatgcttttatacatacataaatttacatactctctctctctctctctctctctctctctctctctctctctctctctctctctctctctctctctctctctctctctctctctctctctctctctaacacacactgacacactgacacactcacactcgcacacacactcacacattcgcacacacacactcacacattcgcacacacacacacacacacattcatatacacacacacacacattcacacacacacacacacacacacacacacacacacacacacacacacacacacacacattcatatacacacacttacacattcatacacacacacacacacacacacattcatacacacacactcacacacacacacacacacacacacacacacacacacacacacacacacacacacacacacattcacacacacacatattcatacacacacacacacacacacattcacacatatttactcatacattcattcactcatacattcattcgctcatacattcattcactcatacattcattcactcatacattcactcactcatacattcattcactcatacattcactcgctcactcactctttttgtcAGTGTAGTATTTTCTAGTATAAGAGATGCCCAAGTGTTCCAAGAGGAGGATTAATCCACAAAATTCAGTGTTTAAGTACTTTACTAAGTTTGGGACAGTTATTGGATGAGATTTATAATGGCAgtgttaatagtatatataacagtCTCCAGTCAGATGGTTTTGTTATCTCATTGTACATAACAACAAGGGTCTATTATTATGCTGACCAAAAGGTAACTGTTAATATCCCCTGTATGTCTAATTTGGCCTAATAAAAATTCTACTTTTTAAAGTTTATCATAAAATTATTCACAACTAAAAATTGTATACCCTTTAATCCTTAAAAACTGGATTTATATAGAGTGTATCAATGTAAGtcaatgtgcaaatatatatttttaccttgacttacatatatatttatatatttgtttgaaagTGCCTGTTTGGAAAAATGTATGTGCACATTGGTTCACaaacattacacatatatacataaaacatacaaatattcaaCACACCCAAACACTCTTGTGCACACAGGGACACAtagacacgcatgcatacatagacacacacatacaaatacaaagataTTCTCCTACTCACACATGCTTATagtttacacaaacatacaacatgcaatatttctctcactcaccctaACCTTTTAATACAACACCATTGTTGAAAGAATTCACCCTTTATACTGCAAAAGGCTTCTTAAAGCTAATTCATAGGGATAAAGAAAATACTGTCACAATGTTAAATATACAGTTTCAATGAATTTGCAAATTTGAACTGCCTAGTAATTCCTCTAACCAAGTCTAATCCAACTATAAACATTGCAACAATATCCTTCTTTTGCTTACATGTAGCTGAACACAGTCCTGCAACAGTGGGACAGATGCCTAAGAATTGACTAGGCTGGAGtgcagagaatgataaaaaagcaaCATTGAAAGTAAAATAAGCAACATGGAAAGTGcatttaaataattaaaataatgtgaTCCTATGTGCGCCAACACTcacttgttgtgtgtgttgtacaaGGCATTCTTGTAGATATAGTCTATGACACTGTCTTGCACTAGATACTTGACACTTTCACCACGTCTCAGGGCTCGGCGAACCTTTGTGGAGCTTACTTCATTGGTGATCCATTCAGTTACAATGTGAATATTTTTCTgtatggaaagagggaaaacaacaCTTATACTAACTCTTATTTCTAGAATCATCTAACactaacatataaacaaaaaggtTATAAAATTTATTGTGTATTTTGAAAAGAAAtgctttttttataattttctctctagATTTTCTGCCTTTAActtgatttccccccccccccccccccaagtgacCATTTTGGACCTTCAAAATGGCTTAAAATATCACAATCATTAAACCATAACAAATACAATGAAGTGTATCCACTGGTACCTACCTGATGCCTAGTAAGCACATCAGACTCGTATATAAACTTGTATGGATTGCTGCCTTCCCGTGTTATCACAACAATCCCGTATTTTCCAACCAGAGCTTCTATCTGAAATATGAAAATCTGCATTtagctttttcttcttcgtcatttaatttttgagagaaaaaaagtaatccTTTCCAACAGATAGTATCTAAAGTAAAACCAGTTATACAATTTGATTTCCTATATTCTAGCGtagaaaaagatgaaatattGTATACTGCCTTTGGATATTAGGaattttattacttatttattccaAATAAAATTATTGGTTTGTCATCAGTTTTCTTCTCTTTAAGCAAGTCAAGTTATACCTCAGGGTAACTTAGTGTACCTTTCATCCTTTTATCTAAACCACAGAAGGTAATACTGCATGGCCCCTGGACCAGAGTTGAAATTTTATAATGATCTTTACTTACATatgctatcattaataataaatgttTAAGAGGCTTAAGGACCACACGATTGGACACTGCCTCTTATCAAGCACCTGAGGTGTTCTAGGTGCTAGAATGCCTcagaatatatcaaatatatcacaCCTTTTAGTTCTTACTTACATCCTCATCCTTCCAAAGGCCTGGTCGTGCAAAAGACTCTAAAAGATCAGCACCACAGAGAAGTTTAACGGAGACAGGATCTGTCGAGCCTGCTAGGTGTGTCAGCCATGACGTGCTGCTGTCAAGGCGCTGTCGCTTCACTGTGGGATCCACATTTCCATTGACCACAGAGTCCACCAACTCCTGCAAATTTGACAATCAGTTAGAACTTGGGTAAAGCATCAATAAAGGAggcagagaagataagagaaaagggaatgagagagtaaTGAGGTTagggatgggaggaaaagggggatgagagagagagagagagagagagagagagagagagagagagagagagagagagagagagagagagagagagagagagagagagagacagagagagagacagagagagagacagagagagagagagagagagagagagagagagagagagagagagagagagagagagagagagagagagagagagagagagagagagagagagagagaatttttccCTGAGTACAGCACCTAATAATCTAACATCATGCATTTCATTTTCTCATGTATCAAAAGAACGGCAACGACTCATTTTACTTGATCTACCTGAACCAATTTACCCCACCAATCACTCCACCCACTTCTTAGCTACCCACTCCTATGCATTTCAAAACATCCAAGCATTCTCCtgcctgtctacttatctatctatcctacttCAATGACTTCCCATTCACTCTTGCAACAGTCTACCAATTTTCTAATAAATTTTCTATCACTTATTCCCAGCTGCGACTTATTCATCCCCTTACCTTAATCTAATCAATCCATCTTTTCACGACTATGTTTATTCACAAATTGCTTTTTCATGATATCTTGATTCTTTTAAAGCTTTGCAACTCCAATCATCCTCATGAaatccctatatatacacacatgcatatatatttattaacacacacacatataaacacccaATCCTTTTAATATATATCACTTGAACCACAAACTCATTCTTGTATATTAAATTTCTTGCCATTATCAATTAAGTGTTCTATCCGTTCTTCCACTACCACCGGCACAATACATCTATCCTCACAACAACCCTATTTACATACTCAGTCGCACATTCTACCTACGAGCCGGGGAGAGAGCCAGCCAACTGCTCTTGGTGGTTGATACAtacttatctacctatgtataaaGGGTAAGTCTGGAAAATTAAgtctaaaagagaaagagagggcagaaaaaaaaaaattggtgtctAAGACTGATAAAGTTATCCACAGCTAAACATATACAATAGTTAAAAGGGTACACATTATACCGCATTACATATCCATAAGAGCCACAACAAAGTCCGAGATATTTACATCAGAACATTGGTTAGGGGGAGCTAGTCTAAGGAAATTGTCTTTCCACAGCGGAAAACCCATTCTTATCCCTGAAGAAACTGATAGCCATGGATTTCTAAAGTACTATTCCTCATGCATGCTAGAAGGGACTGAATCTACTGTATAACATCTTCATTCACTAAACAACAGCCAACATTATTCAGTAAAATGTGTTTATGGATCGATGCAGATGATGTGTGTCCCAGGAGAGTCTGTATGGAATAACtaagttacatatataaaaaggagcattcatatataaactacatacatacatctacaatgtatatacacaacacacactctcacacacacacacacatacatacatacacacacacaaacacacacacacacacacacacacacacacacacacacacacacacacacacacacacacacacacacacatatatatacatatatatacatatatatacatatatatgtatatatatatgtatatatgcatatatatatgtacatatatatacacgtacatatacatatatatacaaatgtgtgtgtgtgtgtgtgtgtgtgtgtgtgtgtgtgtgtgtgtgtgtgtgtgtgtgtgtgtgtgtgtgtgtgtgtgtgtgtgtgtgtgtgtgtgtgtgtgtgtgtgtgtgagtgtgtgtgtgtccacatacatacatacatacatacacacacacacacacacacacacacacacacacacacacacacacacacacacagatatatatacatgtattatatatattatatatatatcctatatatatattatatatatatattatatatatattatatatattatatatatatatatatatatatatatatatattgtatatatatattatacatatcatatatagagatataatatatatatatatatatatatatatatatatatatgatatagagggatatataatatatatataatacatatatataaaatatgcatatatataatatatataaaaaatatatacatatataatatatatatatatatatatataatatacataaaatatatatatatatataaatatatatatatatatatatataaaatacatatatataatatatatataaaatacatatatatgtaatatatatgtaaaatacataatatatatgtataatatatataatatataaatagaatattatatacatatatattatatatatatatatatatatatatatatatatatatatatatatttatatatattatatatatattttatattataaatatataatatatatatatatcatatatatagtatatatatatatcatatatataataatatatatatatatcatatatataatatatatatatcatatatataatatatatatatatatatcatatatataatatatatatatatatatatatcatatatataatatatatatatatatatcatatatataatatatatatatatatatatcatatatataatatatatatatatatatatcatatataatatatatatatatatatatatcatatatataatatatatatatatatcatatatataatatatatatatatcatatatataatatatatatatatatatcatatatataatatatatatatcatatatataatatatatatatatatcatatatataatatatatatatatatcatatatataatatatatatatatatatatcatatatataatatatatatatatatatcatatatataatatatatatatatattatatataatatatatacatatatattatatatgtaatatatatatattatatatataatatatatatatatctatatataatatatatatatatatatctatatatataatatatatatatatatataatatatatatatctatatatataatatatatatatatatctatatataaatatatatctctatatatatataaatatatatatatatatatatatataaatatatatatatatatatataaatatatatatatatatataaatatatatatatatatatatataaatatatatatataaatatatatatataaatatatatatatatatatataaatatatatatatataaatatatatatgtgtgtgtgtgtgtgtgtgtgtgtgtgtgtgtgtgtgtgtgtgtgtgtgtgtgtgtgtgtgtgtgtgtgtgtgtgtgtgtgtgtgtgtgtgtgtgtaacatacacaAGATGTGCTACGTAAGTAGTGCCACAAACTTACTCTGAAATCTACACAGTGTTTTACAACATTAGTCCACATCTTATTTCCTATATgttcaaacagatacacataaggCTAATGATGTGAAACCTGCTACGCATGATTACAAATTTCACCAAGTACTTTAAAGTGTGGACGGAAAACAAGCAAACTGTGCTTTATAACCACAACAAAACTCTTGAAGTTCAGTCGAGTGAGGTAGTTCCACATGCAGAGACTGACAGCTTCAGTCATTCATGGATTAATTTCTGTGAATATTACAGGCTTTAATTCTAAGCTTGTAATtaactattatcacttttttttaatcattatatctTTTGCAATGTACCAGTTTGCTAGTTTCACTTTTGAAATTAAGTCAAATCTTTAGTTTCTTAGTGGTTAATATGTACTCCAGTCACAATCATCTTCATGCATGCAAACTACTTGGGGATTCTACACATAAAGGTTTATTCAGGTTCCTAAAATTTTGATGCTCCTCTTTACTTAATCTAAACAATTTGGTTTCCttttaaacagaaaagaaaagaaaagaaaaagaaaaaaatcagaaatatatattcctacaATCATGAGGTGGCATGATCAGCAACCATTCTTAAATGAGAGGTTTACAAGACTAATAATCAATCCAATATTTCACCTCCCCCGATGCTTCCAAagtcattttaaaaaataaacaaagaaaaaataaacacacaaaaaaaaaaaaaaaaaaaaaaaaaaaataaaaatccattttTATCCTGATCACAAACACCTCAGAGTGGTGTGTACGGTCTTTTCTATCAATTACatactgttattactaaatcTACTTGCATTGTCATCATATGTACAAAAGTTGTGTTTAAATAAAATACCAAAATATCTTCATCATGTGGAGACATTAGAGCTTCAGCTACAACATACCGAATCTTAATCATGGTCACTGGCGCCTACCTTGAGCCATCTTTGTTCCATGTAGCCTAGATGGACGAATCATTTCAACTCATACCCTGAgaattataacataatatataaaggaaaacaaaaaaagaaaagaaaagaaaggaagaaaaaaaaaaaaaaaaaaaaaaaaaaatgagagagaattggCTCTATACCAATTCCTTCCTGAAATGCTTAGCCTATCAAATATTTCAAAGGT
This window harbors:
- the LOC125029184 gene encoding nicotinamide/nicotinic acid mononucleotide adenylyltransferase 1-like isoform X5 — encoded protein: MTGSHRVVLLACGSFNPPTNMHLRMFEIARDFLHRTTNYNVVAGLISPVHDKYGKEGLVNASDRIQMLRLALNSSSWVHVSEWETQQDEWTPTREAVQYHQNLIQSTLRKLGNSSISVRRHGRELVDSVVNGNVDPTVKRQRLDSSTSWLTHLAGSTDPVSVKLLCGADLLESFARPGLWKDEDIEALVGKYGIVVITREGSNPYKFIYESDVLTRHQKNIHIVTEWITNEVSSTKVRRALRRGESVKYLVQDSVIDYIYKNALYNTHNKEGRRSRDMVYR